The Candida albicans SC5314 chromosome 5, complete sequence genome includes a region encoding these proteins:
- the ZCF14 gene encoding Zcf14p (Putative Zn(II)2Cys6 transcription factor; caspofungin induced) gives MPITKNNNTPINSSRGEHQFKQTKKRNRLSLNCFNCKRKKIKCNRQQPCLSCIKSNLESKCEYQQQKWLATPNNENNGIFQIQRLNDDKINESCQNKKDEIVIPLLRNQEKQEKNVGDGDGLSQLKLLNNILKEPINNNERNKFHEFEHENIGNIESEKYLSGLFENFIKYHEHLLENLELILGIRNKIEKISQLEPLLFKFEIYLDEKYPNIKHHELINTSENEVSFSSSSLSPNKIRNYINMKMILHMIYFYYYLYYERKQLQSLSYTYLKKTLVSHINGIIPHLFKLLSHDNDSNDFRFLITPIIIMINFPILIKLNYCVYKSRYLNSNHNEDLRDDFQYKLKFAKLNKLTQIYKKITEISLSIIISKLNQKHSSEYRQEIIIKIKSYRYILERICNDNEFLSNQTKYYNTIDELSKNNEELSEIIKILEIGMKRYTELKNKKEINTNFENYEKFNEPISKQNLISEIELVSLIPSYSHSQQQQQQQEQEKQRQELLFTDWEQGFNIMSNLDIDKFWSILAQLKK, from the coding sequence ATGCcaataacaaaaaacaacaacacacCCATAAATTCATCACGTGGCGAACatcaatttaaacaaacaaagaaacGAAATCGACTTTCattaaattgtttcaattgtaaacgaaagaaaatcaaatgtaATAGACAACAACCATGTTTATCATgtattaaatcaaatttagaatcaaaatgtgaatatcaacaacaaaaatggTTAGCAACTCCTAATAATGAGAATAATggtatttttcaaattcaacgATTGAATGATGATAAGATAAATGAAAGTtgtcaaaataaaaaagatgaaataGTAATACCACTACTACGGAATCAAGAGAAACAGGAAAAGAAtgttggtgatggtgatggGTTAtcacaattgaaattattgaataatatattgaaagaacctataaataataatgaaaggAATAAGTTTCATGAATTTGAACACGAAAATATTGGAAATATCGAATCAGAGAAGTATCTTCTGggtttatttgaaaatttcattaaatatCATGAACATTTATTAGAGAATTTGGAATTGATTCTTGGTATACGAAATAAAATAGAGAAAATATCACAATTGGAACCATTactttttaaatttgaGATTTATCTTGATGAAAAATACCCAAACATCAAGCATCACGAACTCATTAATACATCTGAAAATGaggtttctttttcttcttcatcattaagTCCCAATAAGATTAGGAATTATATTAATATGAAGATGATTTTACatatgatttatttttattattatttatattatgaAAGGAAACAATTACAATCATTGAGTTATacttatttgaaaaaaactTTAGTATCACATATTAACGGAATTATACCTCATTTATTCAAACTACTTAGTCATGACAATGATCTGAATGATTTTCGATTTTTGATAACaccaattattattatgataaatttcccaattttaattaaattgaattattgtGTTTATAAATCTCGATATTTAAATTCCAATCATAATGAAGATTTACGAGATGATTTccaatataaattaaaatttgccaaattaaataaattaactcaaatttataaaaaaatcacgGAAATTTCCctatcaataataatatccAAACTAAACCAAAAACATAGTTCTGAATATAGACaagaaatcatcatcaaaattaaatcttATAGGTATATTCTTGAACGTATAtgtaatgataatgaatttttatCCAATCAAACAAAGTATTATAACACGATTGATGAATTATCgaaaaataatgaagaattaagtgaaattatcaaaattttagAGATTGGAATGAAGAGGTATactgaattgaaaaataaaaaggagataaatacaaattttgaaaattatgaaaaGTTTAATGAACCAATAAGTAAACAAAACTTGATAAGTGAAATAGAATTAGTATCGTTGATTCCTAGTTATTCACATtcacaacagcaacaacaacaacaagaacaagaaaaacaacGACAAGAATTGTTATTCACTGATTGGGAACAAGGTTTTAATATAATGAGCAATTtagatattgataaattttggTCAATATTGgcacaattgaaaaaatga
- the ZCF13 gene encoding Zcf13p (Predicted Zn(II)2Cys6 transcription factor; similar to but not the true ortholog of S. cerevisiae Hap1; mutants display decreased colonization of mouse kidneys) — protein MDKTNSPGKKDNRSSASPQIPKKRSRVRQPLSCSVCRKRKSKCDRARPCGTCIKKSIVHLCHYEDDNRPPINHFLPPEQQLHPTHIDNNGYIITDQPPPIHYQDPYNNHNHNHHFQQQQQQHHHNTNNDSNFDPSLSHIQANGHNQFQHQPLSSHSPQGNHQYLPIPPPPPPPPQSQQSQHPPSISPAGYNSSIKMSQAQISIPTPPPATKSSTSTSNHSSPNRPPTSSGQSSYHTTTTNNYSNFNPSTVSNINSKPKLNSISLPLPPPPPPPSVTTPSLPMPSTTKSSISGMSLHHDNTFGQVSIPSPIPPINELSPSLSRLKSLGSNSDGVLSPTTIGVNDLLNPSRSNGGYNQSDNTIPPPTHENSNPTAQSVLSDQTAPSSKSISSPQESESFSSNSLVSIPLGANSSLQINASDTMDVFTNAVFSLHSTGNEWQQSGTLSYLGLTKSDPFITILRNFTVHLFRSDEFLNVIRNDATRKRRNSNGSLISIRSSRTGDENLSPVATKRPKLDNNGNGNANGNGNGNSSASLNTVSMPMNRSNSNDSNYLSNNANFTDAFDMISENDKPSNNTPLETFSPSVQQQYESPKKTPGDMAFMQSFYNGGQKRQEYYRFVEDEVSKILPDKTNSFQLFCRYFRFVNPFIQIVDEHALLFDINPILPKFLKFNHEKFTEVKIKSENDLRTLGIFLLVLKLGYQTMIHNDNEHNNYNEQELSIIDSMQQLDNPTFNRIINLCIADGLITARSSFKLVQLLALLYHYKGMSPDDSHGLSSADSQILLGTIIRHAFSIGLNRDPTRYTTFDNLAKNQVLIKTWRHLWWFLVATDAMSALNTGCNLNVSSLDGCDVEYPHVSEDPTGEMNKIYEVLAKICEHYRNIVNKINNLRQKPKVVEILKETNQMERIFFDFFGKDFFKDVVCKPAKEPTNGNGFEEASKEHMEKVVKVFKYCLFIQLRTNLSGMYYKIAIHYENEYDKSKTPSMKAGIELFKIYIKSVVQLVYIMSYVLDNSVYLFGKNFDYMLTASNERYMIKTHSFLTSFFVRLLHQKKELSFKVFKEISYMSRLECINNLFDIVLEDVELFVGDFRRLSKTYINSYRLYIITFIVLRQSIDNSDAFFEKAASDQSFFHQGTNMIEFFSQQELNHLCRLCRDWRNIKEAQKKYKDAKKNAINTKDTDDNDNEEVGFDPLKELESKLFGSSFFDDDNIFSNLNNLSDEILDPVACKEDLIRLFNIYGDFNDLL, from the coding sequence ATGGATAAGACAAATAGTCCAGGCAAAAAAGACAATCGGTCTAGTGCATCTCCTCAAATACCGAAAAAACGGTCTAGAGTCCGACAACCATTGAGTTGTTCAGTTTGcaggaaaagaaaactgAAATGTGATCGGGCTCGTCCTTGTGGAACTTGTATTAAAAAGAGTATTGTACATTTATGTCATtatgaagatgataatCGACCTCCCATCAACCATTTTCTACCCCCtgaacaacaattacaCCCAACCCACATTGACAATAACGGATATATAATAACCGACCAACCACCGCCAATACATTATCAAGACCCatacaacaaccacaaccacaaccaccatttccagcagcagcagcagcagcaccaccacaacaCTAATAATGATAGCAATTTTGACCCATCACTTCTGCATATACAAGCAAATGGACATAATCAGTTTCAGCACCAACCATTATCAAGTCATTCACCTCAGGGTAACCATCAATATTTGCCAATaccgccaccaccaccgccaCCTCCACAACTGCAACAATCACAACATCCTCCTTCTATTTCTCCAGCGGGGTATAACTCTCTGATAAAGATGTCGCAGGCACAAATCTCCATTCCAACGCCACCACCGGCCACAAAATCATCTActtcaacatcaaatcACAGTAGTCCAAACAGACCCCCTACTTCATCAGGGCAATCTAGTTACcacaccaccactaccaacAATTACTCTAATTTCAATCCTAGCACAGTTTCTAATATAAATTCTAaaccaaaattgaattcaataaGTTTACCCttaccaccacctccaccaccaccttcTGTAACGACACCATCTTTACCTATGCCATCCACcacaaaatcatcaatatctgGCATGAGTCTACATCACGACAACACTTTTGGACAAGTTTCTATTCCATCTCCAATCCCAccaataaatgaattgtcACCATCTTTACTGAGACTAAAATCATTAGGTTCAAACTCAGATGGAGTGTTGTCACCAACTACAATTGGAGTAAACGATCTTCTTAATCCATCTAGATCTAATGGAGGCTATAATCAACTGGACAATACTATACCACCACCTACACATGAGAATTCTAATCCAACGGCCCAAAGTGTGTTATCTGATCAAACAGCTCCATCATCGAAATCCATTTCGTCACCGCAAGAAAGCGAATCATTCTCATCAAACTCGTTAGTTTCGATCCCATTGGGTgccaattcttctttacAAATTAATGCACTGGATACTATGGATGTTTTCACTAATGCGGTATTTTCTTTACATTCAACGGGTAATGAATGGCAACAACTGGGTACACTTTCTTATCTTGGGCTAACAAAGAGTGATCCTTTCATCACTATTTTAAGAAATTTTACAGTACATTTATTTAGAAGTGATGAGTTTTTGAATGTTATCAGAAATGATGCTACAAGGAAACGAAGAAATTCTAATGGGAGTTTAATATCAATCAGATCTAGTAGAACAGGCgatgaaaatttatcaCCAGTGGCAACAAAGAGACCAAAACTAGAcaataatggtaatggaAACGCCAATGGCAACGGTAACGGCAACAGCAGTGCATCTTTAAATACTGTATCAATGCCGATGAACCGATCAAATTCTAATGATTCCAACTACTTATCAAATAATGCCAATTTCACTGATGCATTTGACATGATATCGGAAAATGATAAACCAAGCAACAATACCCCATTGGAAACGTTTTCACCTCTggtacaacaacaatatgaaAGTCCCAAGAAAACACCAGGAGATATGGCATTTATGCAATCGTTTTATAATGGTGGACAAAAAAGACAGGAATATTATAGAtttgttgaagatgaagttTCGAAAATTTTGCCTGATAAAACCAATCtgtttcaattattttgcCGATACTTTAGGTTTGTTAATCCATTTATACAAATAGTTGATGAACATGCATTGttatttgatattaatcCTATACTCCcgaaatttttgaaatttaatCATGAAAAATTTACTGAAGTCAAGATAAAAAgtgaaaatgatttaaGAACATTGGGgatatttttattggtaCTCAAACTTGGATATCAAACTATGATTCATAACGATAATGAacataataattataatgaacaagaattgaGTATTATAGATAGTATGCAACAATTGGATAACCCCACTTTTAACcgaattatcaatttgtgTATTGCTGATGGATTAATCACGGCCAGGTCATCGTTCAAACTAGTTCAATTATTGGCATTGTTATATCATTATAAAGGAATGAGTCCTGATGATTCTCATGGATTATCGAGTGCTGATTCACAAATTTTGTTGGGGACAATAATTAGACATGCATTTTCCATTGGATTAAACCGAGATCCCACTCGTTACACCACATTTGACAATTTAGCGAAAAATCAAGtattaattaaaacttGGAGACATCTTTGGTGGTTTTTAGTAGCCACCGATGCCATGAGTGCATTGAATACTGGTTGTAATTTGAATGTATCGAGTCTTGATGGGTGTGATGTTGAATACCCGCACGTTTCAGAAGATCCCACGGGTGAAATGAACAAGATATATGAAGTTTTAGCGAAAATATGTGAACATTATCGAAATATTGTCAATAAGATCAATAATTTACGacaaaaaccaaaagtTGTGGAGATTTTAAAAGAAACTAATCAAATggaaagaatttttttcgATTTTTTCGGTaaagattttttcaaagatgTGGTTTGTAAACCTGCTAAAGAACCGACTAATGGGAATGGATTTGAAGAAGCTAGTAAAGAACATATGGAAAAAGTTgttaaagttttcaaatattgtttgtttattcaattgagaACCAATTTATCGGGGATGTATTATAAAATTGCCATACattatgaaaatgaatatgATAAATCCAAGACCCCTTCTATGAAAGCTGGgattgaattatttaaaatttatattaaaAGTGTTGTACAATTGGTTTATATCATGTCTTATGTTTTGGATAATTCTGTATATTTATTTgggaaaaattttgattatatGTTAACGGCATCGAATGAAAGATATATGATTAAGACTCATTCATTTTTAACATCATTTTTCGTTAGATTATTACATCAAAAAAAGGAACTTTCatttaaagttttcaaagaaATCAGTTATATGTCACGATTAGAAtgtattaataatttatttgatattgtatTGGAAGatgttgaattatttgttggtgATTTCCGAAGATTATCTAAAACATATATCAATTCTTATCgattatatattattacttttattgttttacgacaatcaattgataattctgACGCATTTTTCGAAAAAGCCGCTAGTGATCAACTGTTTTTCCATCAAGGGACCAATatgattgaatttttttcacaacaagaattaaatcatttatgCCGATTATGTAGAGATTGGAGAAATATTAAAGAAgctcaaaaaaaatataaagatgctaaaaaaaatgccATCAATACTAAAGATactgatgataatgataatgaagaagttgGATTTGATccattaaaagaattggaaagtAAACTTTTTGGTTCATCATTTTtcgatgatgataatatttttagtaatttgaataatttaagtgatgaaattttggaTCCTGTTGCTTGTAAAGAAGATTTAATTAgattatttaatatttatGGTGATTTCAATGATCTTCTATAA
- the QCR2 gene encoding ubiquinol--cytochrome-c reductase subunit 2 (Ubiquinol-cytochrome-c reductase; antigenic; induced by interaction with macrophage; repressed by nitric oxide; in detergent-resistant membrane fraction (possible lipid raft component); levels decrease in stationary phase; Hap43p-repressed) codes for MLSRASIRAYSSIPNSVKIAAKESATDLTKLSVIINNAGSKTGKSGVSHLLSKFTFLNNGAKSALRFTRESELLGGTFESKVTRDALILNTTFLKQDLPYYVEALGNVVSNTQFAPHEFNEIVLPTANAETKLANANPAFKGVEKLHEITFRRGLGNPLFYNESTPIKLEEVAQFSKEQFSGENISIVAEGANEEDLTKFVSESAFCYLPSSSSNGAKALPTNTFTGQEARVPSSGASSALIGIPVKPADFGKYEVLSAAIGTSTLPSTSTPLAQIPGATSHLYKYQDAGLFVISVSGEASQVAQGIKQAKSVAESVSSSALSEAVKAAELSVALQSTVDSPLNVKVVAEEAPISKFNYVAVGDLDVLPYADEL; via the coding sequence ATGTTATCTCGTGCATCAATTCGTGCTTACAGCTCTATACCAAACTCAGTCAAAATTGCAGCCAAAGAATCTGCCACTGATTTGACTAAATTGTCAgttatcatcaacaatgcTGGGTCCAAAACTGGTAAACTGGGTGTATCTCATTTATTATCCAAATTCACTTTTTTAAACAATGGTGCCAAATCTGCTTTAAGATTTACTAGAGAATCTGAATTATTAGGTGGAACTTTCGAATCCAAAGTTACTAGAGATGCTTTGATTTTAAACACTacatttttgaaacaagATTTACCATATTACGTTGAAGCTTTGGGTAATGTTGTTTCAAACACTCAATTTGCTCCACATGAAttcaatgaaattgttttgCCAACTGCTAATGCTGAAACTAAATTGGCTAATGCTAACCCAGCTTTCAAAggtgttgaaaaattgcaTGAAATCACTTTTAGAAGAGGTTTAGGTAATCCATTATTTTATAATGAATCTACTCCAATTAAATTGGAAGAAGTTGCTCAATTTTCTAAAGAACAATTTTCTGGTGAAAatatttctattgttgCTGAAGGTGctaatgaagaagatttgaCTAAATTTGTTTCAGAATCTGCTTTCTGTTACTTaccatcatcttcttctaatgGTGCTAAAGCTCTTCCAACCAACACTTTCACTGGTCAAGAAGCTAGAGTTCCATCTTCTGGTGCATCTTCTGCTTTGATTGGTATTCCAGTCAAACCAGCTGATTTCGGTAAATACGAAGTCTTGTCCGCTGCTATTGGTACTTCAACTTTACCATCTACTTCCACTCCATTAGCACAAATTCCAGGTGCTACTTCTCACTTGTACAAATACCAAGATGCTGgtttatttgttatttcAGTTTCTGGTGAAGCTTCTCAAGTTGCTCAAGGTATTAAACAAGCCAAATCTGTTGCTGAAtcagtttcttcttctgcttTATCTGAAGCTGTCAAAGCTGCTGAATTATCTGTTGCATTACAATCAACTGTCGACTCCCCATTAAACGTCAAAGTTGTCGCTGAAGAAGCCCCAATTTCTAAATTCAACTATGTTGCTGTTGGTGATCTTGATGTGTTACCATATGCTGATGAATTGTAA
- the RPO26 gene encoding DNA-directed RNA polymerase core subunit (Putative RNA polymerase subunit; heterozygous null mutant exhibits resistance to parnafungin in the C. albicans fitness test), whose amino-acid sequence MSDYEDNAFNEVAENFEDFDAPDHFSDNEYDDPSANGGDAALKTTDGRTIINGGFGPDDAQAAGQPRKKTTKELAIPKEKRTTTPYMTKYERARILGTRALQISLNAPVLVDIEGETDPLQIAMKELAQRKIPLVIRRYLPDGSYEDWGCDELIVDQ is encoded by the coding sequence ATGTCTGATTACGAAGATAATGCTTTTAATGAAGTAGctgaaaattttgaagattttgatGCTCCAGACCATTTTTCTGATAATGAATATGACGATCCATCAGCAAATGGTGGTGATGCCGCTTTAAAAACCACTGATGGAAGAACAATTATAAATGGTGGATTTGGACCTGATGATGCTCAAGCAGCTGGTCAaccaagaaagaaaaccaCTAAAGAATTGGCTATTCCAAAGGAAAAGAGAACTACCACTCCGTATATGACCAAATACGAAAGAGCAAGAATATTGGGAACTAGAGCTTTACAAATTTCATTGAATGCTCCAGTATTGGTTGATATTGAAGGTGAAACTGATCCACTACAAATAGCTATGAAAGAATTGGcacaaagaaaaataccTTTGGTGATAAGAAGATATTTACCTGATGGATCTTACGAAGATTGGGGTTgtgatgaattaattgttgatcAATAA
- a CDS encoding uncharacterized protein (Ortholog(s) have myosin II binding activity, role in actomyosin contractile ring contraction and cellular bud neck contractile ring, myosin II complex localization) gives MSHLTTLSSTQKAQIRNTFTLIDGESRDSTITKDDLVKLYSTLGLPPPSESQLTEMLTVDGQDKSQTGINFTQFSNIMAKELSKFEDQSIIYNALKVYSDKENLKTFKDELQIDVNKLKDACCSVQLREIGSGDHRLSRAKFDKLVEGFVQEQMDGTQIFLASKWIDAYID, from the coding sequence ATGCTGCATTTGACAACTTTATCATCGACTCAAAAAGCTCAAATAAGAAATACTTTTACTTTAATAGATGGAGAATCTAGAGACTCCACTATAACAAAAGATGATTTGGTCAAACTATATTCGACTTTAGGTTTACCACCCCCATCAGAATCACAATTAACAGAAATGCTTACTGTAGATGGCCAGGATAAATCTCAAACAGGGATCAATTTTACTCAATTTCTGAATATTATGGCTAAAGAATTACTGAAATTTGAAgatcaatcaataatcTATAATGCTTTGAAAGTATACCTGgacaaagaaaatttgaaaacgTTTAAAGATGAACTACAAATAGATGTAAATAAACTTAAAGATGCTTGTTGTTCAGTACAATTGAGAGAAATAGGATCCGGAGATCACAGGTTATCAAGAgctaaatttgataaattggttGAAGGTTTTGTACAAGAACAAATGGACGGTACACAAATATTTTTAGCATCCAAGTGGATTGATGCATACATTGATTAA
- the ARP1 gene encoding actin-related protein 1 (Putative centractin; induced upon adherence to polystyrene) yields MAEILYNQPVVIDNGSGNLKAGFAGEDKPKSYASAIIGRPKYQKIMAAGSTSLLSEQQSHDQLFIGNSAQDNRGLLKLSYPIEHGIVNNWSDMEKLWYHTYTQDLKTQSEDHPLLITEAPLNPRSNRNKMCQILFENFNIPCIYISIQAVLSLYASGRTTGVVIDSGDGVTHVVPVYEGFALPPSIKRMDIAGRDITESLAFNIRRMTGVALQSSSELEIVRLIKEQNCFISKDPVRDEKKYGSHYSRNNPNNELMSTYKLPDGHEIQLGVERFRATEILFNPQLIGHESPGIHELTSLAIAKTDLDLRSTLYQNIILSGGNTLLKNFGDRMLKELKDLQQPLQEDQKMSIWNKNVQNDVYNTKMKVKIYAPPERKYSTWIGGSILAGLSTFKKMWVTSEEYHENPDIVHVKCM; encoded by the coding sequence atggCAGAAATATTATACAATCAACCAGTGGTCATTGATAATGGATCAGGTAATTTAAAAGCAGGATTTGCCGGTGAAGATAAACCAAAATCATATGCTTCGGCAATAATAGGAAGACCAAAGTATCAAAAGATCATGGCAGCAGGTAGTACTTCATTACTACTGGAGCAGCAATCACatgatcaattatttattggGAACTCTGCTCAAGATAATCGTggattattgaaattatcgTATCCTATAGAGCATGGAATTGTCAACAATTGGTCTGACATGGAAAAATTATGGTATCATACATATACtcaagatttgaaaactcAATCAGAAGATCATCCATTGTTGATTACAGAAGCACCTTTGAATCCTCGATCAAATCGAAATAAAATGTgtcaaatattatttgaaaattttaatatcCCTTGCATATATATATCGATTCAAGCAGTGTTGTCATTATATGCTTCAGGTAGAACTACTGGTGTGGTTATAGACAGTGGTGATGGGGTGACTCACGTAGTTCCAGTATACGAAGGATTTGCATTGCCGCCGTCAATAAAGAGAATGGATATTGCTGGGAGAGATATAACCGAATCTTTGGCATTCAATATTCGAAGAATGACAGGGGTTGCGTTACAGAGCAGTTctgaattggaaattgtCAGGTTGATTAAAGAACAAAATTGTTTCATATCAAAGGACCCGGTAAGagatgaaaagaaatatggAAGTCATTATAGTAGAAATAACCCTAATAACGAATTGATGTCTACTTATAAATTGCCTGATGGACatgaaattcaattggGAGTTGAAAGATTCAGAGCCACGgaaattttgtttaatcCTCAACTCATTGGACATGAGTCACCTGGGATTCATGAATTGACTTCATTGGCAATTGCCAAGACTGATTTGGATTTAAGATCAACTTTGtatcaaaatataatattatCTGGTGGCAACACTTTGTTAAAGAATTTTGGTGATAGAATgttgaaagaattaaaagatttacaacaaccacTACAAGAAGATCAAAAAATGAGTATTTGGAATAAGAATGTTCAAAATGATGTGTATAATACGAAAATGAAAGTGAAAATCTATGCACCACCGGAAAGAAAGTATTCTACTTGGATTGGTGGTTCTATATTGGCAGGGTTGTCGACTTTTAAGAAAATGTGGGTTACATCGGAAGAATATCATGAAAATCCAGATATAGTACATGTAAAGTGTATgtaa
- the FUR1 gene encoding uracil phosphoribosyltransferase (Uracil phosphoribosyltransferase; predicted tetrameric enzyme of pyrimidine salvage; mutations associated with flucytosine resistance in clade I clinical isolates; flucytosine, macrophage-induced protein; levels decrease in stationary phase), giving the protein MSVAKAVSKNVILLPQTNQLIGLYSIIRDQRTKRGDFVFYSDRIIRLLVEEGLNQLPVEEAIIKCHGGYEYKGAKFLGKICGVSIVRAGESMEMGLRDCCRSVRIGKILIQRDEETALPKLFYEKLPEDISERYVFLLDPMLATGGSAMMAVEVLLARGVKMDRILFLNLLAAPEGIKAFQDKYPDVKIITGGIDEKLDENKYIVPGLGDFGDRYYCI; this is encoded by the coding sequence ATGTCTGTTGCCAAAGCTGTGAGCAAAAACGTTATTTTATTACCGCAAACCAACCAATTAATTGGTTTATACTCAATCATTCGTGATCAACGTACTAAACGTGGAGattttgtattttattCAGATAGAATCATTCGTTTATTAGTTGAAGAAGGTTTGAACCAATTACCAGTTGAAGAAGCAATTATAAAATGCCATGGTGGATATGAATACAAGGGAGCCAAATTTTTAGGTAAAATTTGTGGTGTATCTATTGTTCGAGCTGGGGAATCAATGGAAATGGGATTAAGGGATTGTTGTCGTTCTGTAAGAATTGGGAAAATCTTGATTCAAAGAGATGAAGAAACTGCATTAccaaaattgttttatgaaaaattacCTGAAGATATCAGTGAACGTTATGTATTTTTATTAGATCCAATGTTGGCCACAGGAGGATCAGCAATGATGGCTGTTGAAGTTTTATTGGCAAGAGGAGTGAAAATGGAcagaattttatttttgaatttattagcAGCACCAGAAGGTATTAAAGCATTCCAGGATAAATACCCAGATGTCAAAATAATCACTGGTGGAATTGACGAAAAATtagatgaaaataaatacaTTGTTCCAGGTCTAGGTGATTTCGGTGATAGATATTACTGTATTTAA
- a CDS encoding Sm-like protein (Lsm (Like Sm) protein; predicted role in involved in mRNA decay; Spider biofilm repressed), translating into MSDERRSRQQQQYRRRTNNSNAPKQEGPKREAILDLNKYKDQKIRVKFIGGREVVGILKGFDQLMNLVLENVTETLRDPEDDETLTDKTRDLGLVVVRCTSLLTISPVDGSEIIDNPFIQPEQ; encoded by the exons ATGTCAGAC GAAAGAAGATcaagacaacaacaacaatacagaagaagaactaACAATTCTAATGCACCAAAACAGGAAGGTCCAAAAAGAGAAGCTATTTTggatttaaataaatataaagatCAAAAAATAAGGGTGAAATTTATTGGAGGAAGAGAAGTAGTTGGAATTTTAAAAggatttgatcaattgatgaatttggtATTGGAGAATGTAACAGAAACACTTAGAG ATcctgaagatgatgaaacATTAACAGACAAAACCAGAGACCTTGGATTGGTTGTTGTTCGATGCACAAGTTTATTGACTATATCACCGGTGGATGGCAGTGAGATCATTGACAATCCATTTATTCAACCAGAACAATAA